Proteins encoded within one genomic window of Canis lupus baileyi chromosome 36, mCanLup2.hap1, whole genome shotgun sequence:
- the CARF gene encoding calcium-responsive transcription factor isoform X5 — MECQYGPRRKGFQLKKISEQESRSCQLYKATCPARIYIKKVQKFPEYGVPTDPKIDKKIIRMEQEKAFNMLKKNLVDAGGVLRWYVQLPTKQAHQYHELETSCLPLPPSPFPMSSLEEEETTIRDENCALPSRLHPQVAHKIQELVSQGIEQVYAVRKQLRKFVERELFKPDEVPERHNLSFFPTVNDIKNHIHEVQKSLRNGDNEYNSEIIPATLQWTTDNGHILRETVTVTFAEGNSLGESINTKVETNQTRGSLSPEPAHLLSSLSTFQPKIFTQLQGLQLQPRFTSDGSPALLSVNNHPSSSPSRLLDSLESTVMNNNSLLLGQSHSLQTDTCLTPNNSIIASTMGNLPGPDQNLAAMDQLVEVGDVEDTENMEGSVHRILLGNVQTIPIQIIDSHPAIIEENPEGTISVNQVKQEPKEPPLSMETKKNLDCKKLSAT; from the exons ATGGAGTGTCAGTATGGGCCAAGGAGAAAAGgtttccagttaaaaaaaatcagtgaacaaGAGAGCAGGTCTTGTCAGCTCTACAAAGCCACTTGTCCAGCCCg GATTTATATTAAAAAGGTACAGAAGTTTCCTGAATATGGAGTTCCTACAGACCCCAAAATTGACAAGAAAATAATCCGAATGGAGCAGGAAAAAGCTTTTAACATGCTAAAGAAGAACTTGGTAGATGCTGGTGGTGTTCTTAG GTGGTATGTACAGTTACCAACAAAGCAAGCTCATCAGTATCACGAATTAGAGACTTCCTGCCTCCCTTTGCCACCTTCCCCTTTTCCTATGTCTTCTCTTGAAGAAGAGGAAACTACAATTAGGGATGAGAATTGTGCATTACCCTCACGTCTGCATCCTCAAGTAGCACATAAGATTCAAGAATTAGTGTCACAGGGAATAGAACAAGTATATGCAGTAAGGAAACAGCTAAG AAAATTTGTAGAAAGAGAACTATTTAAACCTGATGAGGTACCTGAAAGACataatttatccttttttccaactgtaaatgatattaaaaatcacATCCATGAGGTACAGAAATCCTTGAGAAATGGAGATAATGAGTATAACTCAGAGATTATTCCAGCAACG CTTCAGTGGACTACAGATAATGGGCATATTCTCAGAGAGACTGTTACAGTTACATTTGCAGAAG gaAATTCACTAGGAGAATCAATAAATACCAAAGTGGAAACAAATCAGACAAGAGGTTCTTTGTCTCCAGAGCCAGCCCACTTGCTTTCTTCACTTTCCACATttcagccaaaaatatttacGCAACTACAG GGTTTGCAGTTGCAACCAAGATTCACTTCTGATGGATCACCGGCTCTGCTATCAGTAAATAACCACCCTTCCTCCAGTCCTTCAAGACTTCTGGATTCATTAGAAAGTACTGTAATGAATAATAATTCTCTACTTCTTGGTCAAAGTCATAGTCTTCAAACAGATACTTGCCTAACCCCAAACAATAGCATTATTGCCTCTACCATGGGTAACCTTCCAGGACCAGATCAAAATCTAGCTGCAATGGACCAGCTGGTGGAAGTTGGAGATGTTGAGGATACAGAGAATATGGAAGGAAGTGTTCATCGGATTCTGCTAGGAAATGTGCAGACCATCCCAATACAGATTATAGATAGCCACCCAGCTATTA TTGAAGAAAATCCAGAAGGTACCATTTCTGTGAACCAAGTTAAGCAAGAACCCAAAGAACCTCCATTGtctatggaaacaaaaaaaaatttggactGTAAGAAATTATCTGCCACATAA